A window from Vulpes vulpes isolate BD-2025 chromosome 9, VulVul3, whole genome shotgun sequence encodes these proteins:
- the NEIL2 gene encoding endonuclease 8-like 2, translating to MPEGPSVRKFHHLVSPFVGQQVVKTGGSSKKLNPASFQFLWLQDAQVHGKKLFLRFDPDEELGSLGNVSLPEPLQKGEREEEDEDQKQALRPSSQNISNESSQPLELVIPSGDSGLECLQGDTSAGGGAERWLQVSFGLFGSIWVNEFSRAKKANKRGDWRDPIPRLVLYLSGGSFLAFYNCQMSWRSSALVQPTSDILSEKFHRGQALEALGREQPVCYTLLDQRYFSGLGNIIKNEALYRAGIHPLSLGSLLSPRHLEALVDHVVEFSADWLQGKFQGKQQHTQIYQKEQCPIGHPVMKDAFGPPGGFQRLTWWCPQCQPRLPPNEQEQAQLS from the exons ATGCCGGAAGGACCATCTGTGAGGAAGTTTCACCACTTGGTCTCCCCCTTTGTGGGGCAGCAGGTGGTCAAGACAGGGGGCAGCAGTAAGAAGCTGAATCCTGCCAGCTTTCAGTTCCTGTGGCTCCAGGATGCCCAG gtccATGGAAAGAAATTATTCCTTAGATTTGATCCAGATGAAGAACTTGGGTCCCTTGGCAATGTCTCACTGCCTGAGCCTCTacaaaaaggagagagggaggaagaggacgAGGACCAAAAGCAGGCCTTGAGGCCCAGCAGCCAGAACATCTCTAATGAGTCCTCTCAGCCCCTGGAGCTTGTCATTCCCAGTGGAGACAGTGGTTTGGAGTGTTTGCAGGGAGACACTTCTGCTGGAGGAGGTGCTGAGAGGTGGCTGCAGGTCAGCTTCGGTTTATTTGGCAGCATTTGGGTGAACGAGTTCTCCAgagcaaagaaagcaaacaagAGGGGTGACTGGCGGGACCCCATTCCGAG gttGGTCTTGTACCTTAGCGGTGGCAGCTTCCTGGCATTTTATAATTGTCAGATGTCCTGGAGATCTTCCGCCTTGGTCCAACCCACCTCTGACATCTTGTCTGAAAAGTTCCATCGAGGACAAGCCTTGGAAGCCCTGGGACGGGAGCAGCCTGTCTGCTATACACTATTGGACCAAAGATACTTCTCAGGCTTAG GGAACATCATTAAGAATGAAGCCTTGTACAGAGCCGGGATCCATCCCCTTTCTCTTGGTTCACTCCTCAGTCCTCGGCATCTTGAGGCCCTCGTGGATCACGTGGTGGAGTTCAGTGCAGACTGGCTTCAGGGCAAGTTCCAGGGCAAACAGCAGCACACGCAGATCTACCAGAAAGAGCAGTGTCCCATCGGGCATCCGGTCATGAAAGACGCATTCGGGCCTCCAGGTGGTTTCCAGAGGCTGACCTGGTGGTGCCCTCAGTGCCAGCCCAGGCTGCCACCCAACGAGCAAGAGCAGGCCCAGCTCTCCTAG